A section of the Cutibacterium granulosum genome encodes:
- a CDS encoding L-aspartate oxidase, which produces MTTDLMGETQLICPPVQDHLTTQVVIVGSGAAGMRTALDLAAAGVPTLLVTRGELTDSATDWAQGGLAAVWRADDSVDLHVADTLTAGAGLCDEQAVRTLVTRAPGALRRLMADGASFDTDDAGDIDLHLEGGHHARRILHAGGDQSGHEVEVTLARRAGALNVCDHARLIDICTDCRGATCGVLVARGGTTVEISCDHVVLATGGIGQLWSTTTNPTVSTGDGLAAGLRAGAVARDVEFMQFHPTILVVPPAHRIPDDRGVLISEAVRGEGAFLVDAHGGRVMTGVHPLADLAPRDVVSAAEWAHMMRIGADHLFLDATAFGVHTWETMFPSILQMCRKRGIDPVAEPIPVRPGAHYHCGGLVADMAGRTSVPGLWAVGEVACTGVQGANRLASNSLTEGLVMGELAARAIAEQVLGADPQKDLAPHVDPDTSAVRRNHMSHGIRDQAIPEHPVPERLTARRDVSRRTVAPVAASQLSELHALMDRHMSVLRQEAGMHDVLDFLDRLEPGSSLTDDTLTTTNLCTVAWAATTSALARTESRGCHRRSDHPDRDARWQRHLDVCASSGMVRAA; this is translated from the coding sequence GTGACCACTGACCTCATGGGTGAAACCCAACTCATCTGCCCTCCGGTGCAGGACCATCTGACCACGCAGGTCGTGATCGTCGGATCGGGAGCCGCCGGGATGCGCACCGCCCTGGATCTTGCCGCCGCCGGTGTGCCAACCCTGCTGGTGACACGCGGCGAACTCACCGATTCGGCCACCGACTGGGCCCAGGGTGGTCTGGCGGCGGTGTGGCGTGCGGACGACTCGGTGGACCTGCATGTCGCAGACACCCTGACCGCTGGTGCCGGCCTGTGTGACGAGCAGGCGGTACGCACCTTGGTGACGCGAGCACCCGGTGCCCTGCGCCGGCTCATGGCCGATGGTGCATCCTTCGACACCGACGACGCAGGCGACATCGATCTGCACCTGGAAGGCGGCCACCATGCACGGCGAATCCTGCACGCCGGGGGCGACCAGTCCGGTCACGAGGTGGAGGTGACGCTGGCCCGTCGGGCAGGAGCGCTCAACGTGTGTGACCATGCGCGCCTCATCGACATCTGCACGGACTGCCGCGGTGCGACATGTGGTGTGCTCGTGGCCCGGGGCGGGACGACCGTCGAGATCTCCTGCGACCATGTCGTGCTGGCCACCGGGGGCATCGGGCAGTTGTGGTCGACCACGACCAATCCCACGGTGTCCACCGGCGACGGACTGGCAGCAGGTCTGCGCGCCGGAGCAGTGGCCCGTGACGTCGAGTTCATGCAGTTCCACCCGACGATCCTCGTCGTGCCACCAGCCCACCGCATTCCCGATGATCGCGGGGTGCTCATCTCCGAGGCGGTACGTGGTGAGGGGGCATTTCTCGTCGACGCCCACGGTGGGCGCGTCATGACCGGGGTGCATCCGCTTGCCGATCTGGCCCCGCGCGACGTCGTCTCCGCGGCCGAGTGGGCGCACATGATGCGTATTGGCGCCGATCATCTCTTCCTGGATGCCACGGCGTTCGGGGTGCACACGTGGGAGACGATGTTCCCGTCGATCCTGCAGATGTGCCGGAAGCGCGGCATCGACCCGGTGGCGGAACCCATTCCGGTGCGGCCAGGAGCGCACTACCACTGCGGGGGTCTGGTGGCCGACATGGCTGGCCGCACCAGTGTACCGGGGTTGTGGGCGGTCGGTGAGGTCGCGTGCACGGGGGTGCAGGGGGCCAATAGGCTTGCCTCGAACTCCTTGACCGAGGGACTCGTCATGGGCGAGCTCGCGGCACGCGCCATTGCAGAACAGGTGCTGGGAGCAGATCCCCAAAAGGATCTGGCACCCCATGTGGACCCTGACACTTCGGCTGTGCGGCGAAACCACATGAGTCATGGGATCAGGGATCAAGCGATCCCAGAGCATCCGGTCCCGGAGCGCCTCACCGCCCGTCGTGACGTTTCCCGACGCACGGTGGCCCCGGTGGCAGCCAGTCAGCTCAGCGAGTTGCATGCGCTCATGGACCGTCACATGTCGGTGCTGCGGCAGGAGGCAGGAATGCACGACGTCCTCGACTTCCTCGACCGTCTGGAACCAGGATCGTCACTGACCGACGACACCCTCACGACGACGAATCTGTGCACGGTGGCCTGGGCAGCGACGACGTCGGCCCTGGCACGTACCGAGTCCCGTGGCTGCCATCGTCGTTCCGACCATCCAGATCGTGACGCACGGTGGCAACGCCATCTCGACGTGTGTGCCTCCAGTGGCATGGTGAGGGCAGCATGA
- the nadA gene encoding quinolinate synthase NadA encodes MTTTTSMSWAQQVRREADRQDAVILAHNYQDPQIQDVADHVGDSLALSRIAATSDASTIVFAGVHFMAETAKLLSPDKRVLIPDASAGCSLADCITADQLRAWKAEHPGAVVVSYVNTTAAVKAETDVCCTSSNAVDVVNSISPDQEILFCPDQFLGAHVRRVTGRRNIHVWMGECHVHADISPSDLVDQVRADHDAELFVHPECGCTTSALWLAGQGELPEERTHVLSTGGMLDAARATSADRVLVATEVGMLHQLRAANPDTTFDPVNPHAICPFMKQTTPDKLLTCLREGTDEVTVDPAIASRARRAVERMIEIGSGRDH; translated from the coding sequence GTGACCACGACGACGTCGATGTCCTGGGCGCAACAGGTGCGCAGGGAGGCAGACCGGCAGGATGCCGTCATCCTTGCCCACAACTATCAGGATCCCCAGATCCAGGACGTCGCCGATCACGTCGGCGATTCCCTGGCGCTGTCCCGGATCGCCGCCACGTCGGACGCCTCGACGATTGTCTTCGCCGGGGTGCACTTCATGGCCGAGACCGCCAAGTTGCTCTCCCCCGACAAGCGGGTGCTCATTCCGGACGCCTCCGCCGGTTGCTCCCTGGCCGACTGCATCACCGCCGACCAGCTGCGAGCGTGGAAGGCCGAGCACCCCGGTGCGGTCGTGGTGAGCTACGTCAACACCACGGCTGCCGTCAAGGCGGAGACCGATGTGTGCTGCACGAGTTCCAATGCGGTCGACGTCGTCAACTCCATCTCCCCCGATCAGGAGATCCTCTTCTGCCCCGACCAGTTCCTCGGGGCCCATGTGCGTCGGGTGACCGGACGCCGCAACATCCACGTGTGGATGGGCGAGTGCCACGTCCACGCCGACATCTCACCGTCGGACCTCGTCGACCAAGTACGCGCCGACCACGATGCCGAGCTGTTCGTCCACCCGGAGTGTGGATGCACGACATCGGCCCTGTGGTTGGCTGGGCAGGGCGAGCTCCCCGAGGAGCGCACCCATGTCCTGTCCACCGGTGGCATGCTCGATGCCGCCCGTGCCACCAGCGCCGATCGAGTGCTGGTGGCCACCGAGGTCGGGATGCTGCACCAGCTGCGCGCCGCGAACCCCGACACCACCTTCGACCCGGTGAACCCGCACGCGATCTGCCCATTCATGAAGCAGACCACCCCCGACAAGCTGCTCACCTGCCTGCGCGAGGGAACCGACGAGGTGACGGTGGACCCGGCAATTGCCAGCCGGGCGCGCCGGGCCGTGGAGCGCATGATCGAGATTGGATCGGGCCGTGACCACTGA
- a CDS encoding NUDIX hydrolase: MRNRPYRDHRGVAKYRHEVLAAILRVNERLEVLATPRSRDPFAGQSALIGGPVEVDETMEQAIARHMTGQLGGARPVHVEQVSTVSDPARDPFERTIATAYLALTPPDGLPEVVGNSWLPVDDLPNMAFDHAQIVSAAARRLRSKTSYTNIVYALAPEEFTMARLRAIYQAVLGHEVDVTNLGRVLRRRGQIEKTGDVAAPGERGGRPASTWRFIDRRYVVTDPFAVLAPGN; this comes from the coding sequence GTGAGGAACAGGCCCTACCGTGACCACCGTGGCGTCGCCAAGTACCGTCATGAGGTGCTGGCCGCCATCCTGCGCGTCAACGAGCGGCTCGAGGTGCTCGCCACCCCCCGCTCCCGAGACCCCTTCGCGGGGCAGTCGGCGTTGATAGGCGGACCGGTGGAGGTCGACGAGACGATGGAGCAGGCGATCGCTCGGCACATGACCGGTCAGCTGGGCGGGGCTCGGCCGGTGCACGTGGAGCAGGTGAGCACCGTCTCCGACCCGGCACGTGACCCGTTCGAGCGCACCATCGCCACCGCATATCTCGCACTCACCCCGCCCGACGGGCTTCCCGAGGTGGTCGGGAACAGCTGGTTGCCCGTCGATGACCTGCCGAACATGGCCTTCGACCATGCGCAGATCGTCTCCGCGGCCGCGCGACGGTTGCGCAGCAAGACCTCCTACACCAACATCGTCTACGCCCTGGCTCCCGAGGAGTTCACGATGGCCCGACTGCGCGCGATCTACCAGGCCGTTCTTGGCCACGAGGTGGACGTCACGAACCTGGGTCGGGTGCTGCGCAGACGTGGCCAGATCGAGAAGACCGGTGATGTGGCGGCGCCGGGGGAGCGGGGTGGCCGTCCGGCGTCGACCTGGCGGTTCATTGATCGTCGCTACGTCGTCACGGACCCTTTTGCGGTGCTGGCCCCCGGCAACTGA
- a CDS encoding ABC transporter ATP-binding protein, producing the protein MTTLTLDDVCHSYERHRALDHVSSTIGTGVCGLIGENGAGKSTLLGVCSGAQVPTSGHVLIDGVELTARPSRREALRRIAFMPQSASAPGNLSVLETVTYLTWMRGTPWSRARQQARQALALVDLEKMSDTRCKALSGGMQRRVWLAQALASEADVLLLDEPSTGLDPRQRQLMLTALHRAAETGATIVLSSHVLEDVADLADHLVVLTHGTVAFDAAMPESLDSTWFLDVTDGVRP; encoded by the coding sequence ATGACCACACTCACTCTTGACGATGTCTGCCACTCATACGAAAGACACCGCGCCTTGGACCATGTCTCGTCCACGATCGGCACCGGTGTGTGCGGACTCATCGGGGAGAATGGTGCCGGCAAGTCGACGTTGCTGGGTGTCTGTTCGGGTGCGCAGGTACCCACCAGCGGTCACGTGTTGATCGACGGTGTGGAGCTGACCGCTCGCCCTTCCCGTCGAGAGGCGCTTCGCCGCATTGCCTTCATGCCCCAGTCGGCGTCCGCGCCCGGGAATCTGTCGGTGCTCGAGACGGTGACCTATCTCACCTGGATGCGCGGCACACCGTGGTCACGCGCTCGTCAACAGGCTCGTCAGGCGCTGGCACTGGTCGATCTGGAGAAGATGTCTGACACTCGTTGCAAGGCCCTGTCGGGTGGTATGCAGCGACGGGTCTGGCTGGCACAGGCACTGGCATCCGAGGCGGACGTGCTGCTGCTCGACGAGCCGAGCACCGGTCTGGACCCCCGACAGCGTCAACTCATGCTCACCGCCCTGCATCGCGCAGCCGAGACGGGGGCCACCATCGTGTTGTCGAGTCACGTCCTGGAGGACGTCGCCGATCTGGCAGACCATCTCGTCGTCCTCACGCATGGCACGGTCGCCTTCGACGCAGCGATGCCGGAGTCGTTGGACTCCACGTGGTTCCTCGACGTCACCGATGGAGTCCGTCCATGA
- a CDS encoding succinate dehydrogenase cytochrome b subunit, with protein MAVTGTILGLFVFVHMIGNLKALMGPEDYNGYAKLLRTLFYPLLPYEGALWIFRIVLLTCLVLHVWAGLTIWIRGRKGRGSYRRKSMRSLTFGSRTMILSGLLILAFIIVHILDLTIGAGVASSSFSGPQNPGPDVQMSAYENLVASLSRPGMAIFYTIVMLVVCLHLCQGGWNAINDLGGTGPRLRKVWLIVAILIALAIAVCNGALPMLILAGVIS; from the coding sequence ATGGCAGTGACCGGTACGATCCTGGGCCTGTTCGTCTTCGTACACATGATTGGAAATCTCAAGGCCCTGATGGGCCCTGAGGACTACAACGGCTATGCCAAGCTGCTGCGGACACTGTTCTACCCGCTGCTGCCCTACGAGGGGGCGTTGTGGATCTTCCGCATCGTGCTCCTCACCTGTCTGGTCCTGCACGTCTGGGCAGGTCTGACGATCTGGATCCGTGGTCGCAAGGGACGTGGGTCGTACCGTCGCAAGAGCATGCGCAGTCTGACCTTCGGATCCCGCACGATGATTCTCAGTGGCCTGCTGATCCTGGCCTTCATCATCGTCCACATTCTGGACCTCACGATTGGCGCCGGTGTCGCGTCGTCCAGCTTCTCCGGACCGCAGAACCCGGGCCCGGATGTCCAGATGAGCGCCTACGAGAACCTCGTCGCGAGCCTCTCGCGTCCGGGTATGGCGATCTTCTACACCATCGTCATGCTGGTGGTCTGCCTGCACCTGTGCCAGGGCGGTTGGAACGCCATCAATGACCTCGGTGGTACCGGTCCGCGTCTGCGCAAGGTGTGGCTCATCGTGGCCATCCTCATTGCCCTCGCCATCGCCGTGTGCAATGGCGCACTTCCAATGCTGATTCTTGCTGGGGTGATCTCATGA
- a CDS encoding fumarate reductase/succinate dehydrogenase flavoprotein subunit, translated as MGPAQKAAGYEIGDELDGGAPAGDPLTAWTRRQTEYKLVNPANRRKMHVIVVGAGLAGSGVAATLGQLGYKVDCFVFHDSPRRAHSVAAQGGINAARARKVDGDSLKRFVKDTVKGGDYRGREADVVRLGTESVRVIDHMYSIGAPFAREYGGQLATRSFGGVQVSRTYYTRGETGQQLEVACSQALQAQIDAGNVTMHTRTEMLDLIVADGRAQGIVTRDLLTGEIRPWTAHVVALCTGGYGSVYHWSTLAKGSNATATWRAHRQGAYFASPCFVQFHPTALPVSSHWQSKTTLMSESLRNDGRIWVPKKPGDPRAANDIPENERDYYLERKYPAFGNLTPRDVASRNARTQIDSGRGVGPLKNSVYLDFRDAIERLGKDVIKERYGNLFDMYLDATGENPYEVPMRIAPGAHFTMGGLWVNYDHMSTIPGLFVGGEASNNYHGANRLGANSLLSASVDGWFTLPLSIPNYLADYIKAPVLPLDAPEVKAALNRVNKRVDKLLTINGTHRPEWFHRKLGDILYEGCGVSRDEEGLSKALAEVRALREEFWNDVKVVGGPNRINQELEKAGRVADFIELAEVMVLDALDRRESAGAHFRTEYSTPEGEAKRNDDEWACVSAWQTRPDGVHVRHAEPLEFSLIDLQVRDYR; from the coding sequence ATGGGCCCGGCGCAGAAGGCTGCCGGCTACGAGATCGGTGACGAGCTCGATGGTGGCGCCCCCGCCGGAGATCCGTTGACCGCGTGGACCCGTCGTCAGACCGAGTACAAGCTCGTCAACCCGGCCAACCGTCGCAAGATGCACGTCATCGTCGTCGGCGCCGGACTTGCTGGTTCGGGTGTGGCTGCCACCTTGGGTCAGCTGGGGTACAAGGTGGACTGCTTCGTCTTCCACGACTCCCCGCGTCGCGCCCACTCGGTGGCTGCCCAGGGCGGTATCAACGCCGCTCGTGCCCGCAAGGTGGACGGCGACTCGCTCAAGCGGTTCGTCAAGGACACCGTCAAGGGTGGCGACTACCGCGGCCGTGAGGCCGACGTGGTGCGTCTGGGTACCGAGTCGGTGCGCGTCATCGATCACATGTACTCCATCGGTGCCCCGTTCGCCCGTGAGTACGGCGGCCAGCTCGCCACCCGTTCGTTCGGTGGTGTGCAGGTCTCGCGTACCTACTACACCCGTGGCGAGACCGGTCAGCAGCTCGAGGTTGCCTGCTCGCAGGCCCTGCAGGCCCAGATCGACGCCGGCAACGTCACGATGCACACCCGCACCGAGATGCTCGATCTCATCGTCGCCGACGGACGCGCCCAGGGCATCGTCACCCGTGACCTGCTCACCGGTGAAATTCGGCCTTGGACCGCCCACGTCGTGGCCCTGTGCACCGGTGGCTACGGCTCGGTGTACCACTGGTCCACGCTGGCCAAGGGATCCAACGCCACCGCCACGTGGCGTGCCCACCGTCAGGGTGCCTACTTCGCCAGCCCCTGCTTCGTGCAGTTCCACCCGACGGCCCTGCCGGTGAGCTCGCACTGGCAGTCCAAGACGACCCTCATGTCGGAGTCGCTGCGCAACGATGGACGTATCTGGGTGCCCAAGAAGCCCGGTGATCCGCGTGCCGCCAACGACATCCCGGAGAACGAGCGTGACTACTACCTGGAACGCAAGTACCCGGCATTCGGCAACCTCACCCCGCGTGACGTCGCCTCGCGCAACGCCCGTACCCAGATCGACTCCGGTCGTGGTGTCGGACCGCTGAAGAACTCCGTGTACCTGGACTTCCGCGACGCCATCGAGCGTCTCGGCAAGGACGTCATCAAGGAGCGCTACGGCAACCTCTTCGACATGTACCTCGACGCCACCGGTGAGAACCCCTACGAGGTGCCAATGCGCATCGCCCCGGGTGCTCACTTCACCATGGGTGGCCTGTGGGTCAACTACGACCACATGAGCACCATCCCCGGCCTGTTCGTGGGTGGCGAGGCGTCGAACAACTACCACGGTGCCAACCGTCTGGGTGCGAACTCGCTGCTGTCGGCCTCGGTCGACGGATGGTTCACCCTGCCGCTGTCGATCCCGAACTACCTGGCCGACTACATCAAGGCTCCGGTGCTTCCTCTGGACGCTCCCGAGGTCAAGGCCGCGTTGAACCGGGTCAACAAGCGTGTCGACAAGCTGCTGACCATCAACGGCACCCACCGTCCGGAGTGGTTCCACCGCAAGCTCGGTGACATCCTCTACGAGGGCTGTGGTGTGAGCCGTGACGAGGAGGGCCTGTCCAAGGCCCTGGCCGAGGTGCGTGCCCTGCGCGAGGAGTTCTGGAACGACGTCAAGGTCGTCGGTGGCCCCAACCGCATCAACCAGGAGCTGGAGAAGGCCGGTCGTGTCGCCGACTTCATCGAACTCGCCGAGGTCATGGTGCTCGACGCCCTGGACCGTCGCGAGTCCGCCGGGGCCCACTTCCGCACCGAGTACTCCACCCCCGAGGGTGAGGCCAAGCGCAATGACGACGAGTGGGCATGTGTGTCGGCGTGGCAGACTCGCCCCGACGGCGTCCACGTGCGTCACGCCGAGCCTCTTGAGTTCTCGCTGATCGATCTGCAGGTGAGGGATTACCGATGA
- a CDS encoding succinate dehydrogenase/fumarate reductase iron-sulfur subunit encodes MKVTLEIWRQDGPKATGHFQNYVVNDAEAEWSILELLDRLNDQIVEDGGDPVVFESDCREGVCGACGFMVNGVPHGPLDNTPACRQHLRAFPGVTHFKLEPWRSTAFRVVRDLTVDRGPLDALIRAGGTVDVMTGTAPDADTVPQPKEQAEQALDFASCIGCGACVAACPNGSAMLFAGAKLAHLSKMPQGSHERSRRARRMVDALDTYFGPCSLYGECAKACPVGIPLAAVATVNKERMRAGFRGRTRDN; translated from the coding sequence ATGAAAGTAACTCTTGAAATCTGGCGTCAGGACGGCCCGAAGGCCACTGGGCACTTCCAGAACTACGTCGTCAACGATGCCGAGGCCGAGTGGAGCATCCTCGAGCTGCTCGATCGCCTCAATGACCAGATCGTCGAGGATGGCGGCGACCCGGTGGTCTTCGAGTCCGACTGCCGCGAGGGTGTGTGTGGCGCCTGCGGGTTCATGGTCAACGGCGTGCCGCACGGCCCGCTGGACAACACTCCGGCCTGCCGTCAGCACCTGCGTGCCTTCCCCGGTGTGACCCACTTCAAGCTGGAGCCGTGGCGTTCCACCGCCTTCCGTGTGGTGCGCGACCTCACCGTGGACCGTGGCCCGCTCGACGCGCTCATCCGCGCCGGTGGCACGGTGGACGTCATGACCGGCACCGCTCCGGATGCCGACACCGTTCCTCAGCCCAAGGAGCAGGCCGAGCAGGCTCTCGACTTCGCCTCCTGCATCGGTTGTGGTGCCTGTGTGGCTGCCTGCCCGAACGGCTCGGCAATGCTCTTCGCCGGTGCCAAGCTCGCTCACCTGTCCAAGATGCCTCAGGGCAGCCATGAGCGCAGCCGCCGTGCCCGTCGCATGGTTGACGCCCTGGACACCTACTTCGGGCCCTGCTCGCTGTACGGTGAGTGCGCCAAGGCCTGCCCGGTGGGCATTCCGCTGGCCGCCGTTGCCACCGTGAACAAGGAACGCATGCGTGCCGGGTTCCGTGGCAGGACCAGGGACAACTGA
- the dusB gene encoding tRNA dihydrouridine synthase DusB — MAGVTNAAFRQLCAEQGAGLYVCEMITSRGLVYGDHKTKDMLAFADNEKIRSVQLYGVDPQMMADATRILCTEYHVDHVDLNFGCPVPKVTRKGGGGVLPWKRDRFRSVVAAVVQAADEFDVPVSVKTRIGIDDDHVTFIDSAKAAEDAGAAAVCLHARSVAEAYSGHSHWQAIAELVSAVNIPVIGNGDIWEARDAVDMVEQTGCAGVEVGRGCLGRPWLFRDLADAFCGCQTQTLPTLGEVCEMVRRHAELLVKYQGMHGLVDMRKHMAWYFKGFPVGGETRHALGKISNFDELDELLTSLDHDAPFPVKELGKARGRQGTPRRKVVMPMGWLDSRTLDDHDLSEAELGISGG, encoded by the coding sequence ATGGCAGGGGTGACGAATGCTGCCTTCCGTCAACTGTGCGCTGAGCAGGGGGCAGGGCTGTACGTGTGCGAGATGATCACCTCGCGCGGTCTGGTGTACGGCGACCACAAAACCAAGGACATGCTGGCCTTCGCCGACAACGAGAAGATTCGTTCCGTGCAATTGTACGGTGTGGATCCACAGATGATGGCCGATGCCACCCGTATTCTGTGTACCGAGTATCACGTCGATCACGTCGACCTCAATTTCGGATGCCCGGTACCCAAGGTGACGCGTAAGGGCGGTGGGGGTGTACTGCCCTGGAAACGGGATCGATTCCGCTCCGTCGTCGCTGCTGTGGTGCAGGCCGCCGACGAGTTCGACGTACCGGTGAGTGTCAAGACGCGTATCGGCATCGACGACGACCATGTCACCTTCATCGACTCCGCCAAGGCTGCCGAGGATGCTGGCGCCGCCGCCGTGTGTCTGCATGCTCGCAGTGTTGCCGAGGCCTATTCCGGTCACTCGCACTGGCAGGCCATCGCCGAGCTCGTCAGTGCCGTGAACATCCCGGTGATCGGCAATGGTGACATCTGGGAAGCCCGTGACGCCGTTGACATGGTGGAACAGACCGGATGCGCCGGGGTGGAGGTCGGACGCGGCTGCTTGGGCCGTCCGTGGCTGTTCCGAGACCTTGCAGACGCCTTCTGCGGATGCCAGACCCAGACCCTGCCCACCCTGGGAGAGGTGTGTGAGATGGTTCGTCGGCATGCCGAACTGCTTGTGAAATACCAGGGAATGCACGGTCTGGTCGACATGCGCAAACACATGGCCTGGTACTTCAAAGGCTTTCCGGTGGGTGGGGAAACTCGTCATGCACTGGGAAAGATATCCAATTTTGACGAGCTCGACGAGCTGCTTACCTCGCTCGATCATGACGCCCCATTCCCCGTCAAGGAGCTGGGCAAGGCACGGGGGCGACAAGGCACCCCGCGGCGCAAGGTCGTCATGCCGATGGGTTGGCTGGACTCGCGCACCTTGGACGATCACGACCTCTCCGAGGCCGAGTTGGGCATCTCCGGCGGCTGA
- a CDS encoding HD domain-containing protein yields the protein MPEISNRARQWATTMAGHGTGGVIHSHRDAGPRIAAGDTVGRLQREEREREMLRPGATLASGAGHRARPEEPDPERTCFERDRDRIVHSTAFRRLAGKTQVVVHPTDHQRTRLTHALEVAQVARSIAAGIGANVTLADAMALGHDCGHGPGGHASEQAFDAFLPEGFDHGPWGSDVSLEPLNLCAETLDGIRNHSWSRPTPSTVEGEIVSFSDRIAYCAHDLEDAIHAGIVTVDDLPSVVREVAGEDRRTQLSRFIRSVIATTCRTGGVGMDSQTAQSLATLRSFNYTRIYTREESLAQAEVVVKVLQQLVEYYLEHLDLVPQEFLARPTDRVHQVVAYVAGMTDSFAFDQAQIHLGWDKARVPKGLGRGY from the coding sequence ATGCCTGAGATCTCCAATCGCGCTCGTCAGTGGGCCACCACGATGGCTGGACACGGTACGGGCGGTGTCATCCACTCCCATCGTGACGCCGGACCACGTATCGCTGCCGGTGACACCGTGGGGCGCCTGCAGCGTGAGGAGCGGGAGCGCGAGATGCTGCGCCCGGGCGCGACCCTGGCCAGTGGTGCCGGGCACCGAGCTCGTCCGGAGGAGCCGGATCCGGAACGCACCTGTTTCGAACGCGACCGGGACCGTATCGTCCACTCGACGGCGTTTCGACGCCTGGCCGGCAAGACCCAGGTCGTCGTCCACCCCACGGATCACCAGCGCACCCGACTCACCCATGCTCTGGAGGTGGCGCAGGTGGCACGATCCATTGCTGCCGGAATCGGCGCCAACGTCACCCTCGCCGATGCGATGGCATTGGGGCACGACTGCGGCCACGGCCCTGGTGGGCATGCCTCCGAACAGGCCTTCGACGCCTTTCTCCCCGAGGGATTCGATCACGGGCCATGGGGCTCCGACGTCAGCCTGGAACCGCTCAACCTGTGTGCCGAGACCCTGGACGGGATTCGCAACCACTCCTGGTCACGCCCCACACCATCCACCGTGGAGGGTGAGATCGTGTCGTTCTCCGACCGGATCGCCTACTGTGCCCACGACTTGGAGGACGCCATCCATGCGGGAATCGTCACCGTTGACGATCTGCCCTCGGTGGTGCGCGAGGTGGCGGGGGAGGATCGGCGAACCCAGCTGTCCCGATTCATCCGCTCGGTCATCGCCACCACATGCCGTACCGGAGGAGTCGGCATGGACTCCCAGACTGCGCAGTCATTGGCCACGTTGCGGTCCTTCAACTACACGAGGATCTACACTCGTGAGGAGTCCCTGGCCCAGGCCGAGGTCGTCGTCAAGGTGTTGCAGCAGCTCGTCGAGTACTACCTGGAGCATCTCGACCTGGTGCCGCAGGAGTTTCTGGCTCGGCCGACGGACCGGGTGCATCAAGTCGTCGCCTACGTCGCCGGTATGACGGACTCCTTCGCCTTCGATCAGGCACAGATCCATCTGGGCTGGGACAAGGCGCGCGTGCCCAAGGGGCTGGGGCGCGGGTACTGA
- a CDS encoding ABC transporter permease encodes MSINPTWQLALSLVLLVALTVAFSAWGRLGIGKASVWAAARAIIQLGVVSMVLVYALKHLWAAALFTLLMFAVAVRTTAKRTEIGRAWPWAAAAMACGTLPVLLIVFGTGCSPFTAASLIPLAGIIIGNMMNGHTLAGRRLFPTLRDNLGTYEAALSMGVLRPEAIRMVTQRSVAEAIIPTVDNTRTVGLVTLPGAFVGVLLGGGSALQAGASQVLVLLGILAGQAVTIVVAHRFMMQGRLLPSDLKEKLHD; translated from the coding sequence GTGTCAATCAATCCAACATGGCAGTTAGCACTGAGTCTCGTCCTACTCGTCGCACTCACCGTGGCCTTCTCGGCGTGGGGACGGCTGGGAATCGGCAAGGCCTCGGTGTGGGCAGCAGCACGCGCCATCATCCAGCTGGGTGTGGTCTCGATGGTGCTGGTCTACGCCCTCAAGCATCTGTGGGCTGCCGCACTGTTCACGTTGCTCATGTTTGCCGTGGCAGTACGCACGACGGCCAAGAGGACCGAGATCGGAAGGGCCTGGCCCTGGGCGGCAGCCGCGATGGCCTGTGGCACCCTTCCCGTGCTGCTCATCGTCTTCGGGACGGGTTGCTCACCGTTCACGGCAGCTTCCCTCATCCCCCTGGCCGGAATCATCATTGGCAACATGATGAACGGTCACACCCTGGCCGGACGGCGACTGTTCCCCACCCTGCGTGACAATCTCGGCACCTACGAGGCGGCCCTGTCGATGGGTGTGCTGCGCCCGGAGGCGATCCGGATGGTGACCCAGCGCTCGGTGGCCGAGGCCATCATCCCGACCGTCGACAACACCCGTACCGTGGGGCTGGTGACCTTGCCGGGAGCCTTCGTCGGTGTGCTGCTGGGTGGCGGGTCGGCTCTGCAGGCCGGTGCCTCCCAGGTGCTCGTCCTGCTGGGAATCCTCGCCGGGCAGGCCGTGACGATCGTCGTGGCCCACCGATTCATGATGCAGGGCCGTCTGCTGCCGAGCGACCTCAAGGAGAAACTGCACGACTGA